A single Falco naumanni isolate bFalNau1 chromosome 20, bFalNau1.pat, whole genome shotgun sequence DNA region contains:
- the PLEKHO1 gene encoding pleckstrin homology domain-containing family O member 1 isoform X2 → MMKKNNSAKRDGNQQSVQPEKVGWVRKFCGKGIFREIWKNRYVVLKGDQLYISEKEVKDEKNIQEMFDLSDYEKCEELRKSKSRSKKNHSKFTLAHSRQPGNTAPNLIFLAVSPEEKESWINALNSAITRAKNRILDEVTVEEDSYLAHPTRDRAKIQHSRRPPTRGHLMAVASTSTSDGMLTLDLIQEEDASPEDHSTCEESFRVDLDKSVAHLTAGRRRSDSENVKSSEKGRTGSLPRREVTSWDRAGQRNDSFDKGTMYTPQVPKKLSHSEKNKCASMEEILSRRDSSTHRAVLRRGLEAHFASAEPEQLSRIQELVALKLEKTQELLTEVKGYGEGKRKTKDSTTSTTTTTTSSSSSSSKSDSERILQESERLLGEASSTWSQAKRVLQEIKELRDLYKQFELQQSDSKPKQSSQSQYRKSMM, encoded by the exons atgatgaaaaaaaataattcgGCAAAAAGG GATGGAAACCAGCAATCTGTGCAGCCAGAGAAGGTCGGCTGGGTGCGGAAATTTTGCGGGAAAGGCATTTTTAGGGAAATCTGGAAAAACCGTTATGTGGTTTTGAAGGGAGATCAGCTTTACATCTCGGAGAAGGAG gtaaaagatgaaaaaaacatacaGGAAATGTTTGACCTGAGTGACTATGAGAAATGTGAAGAGCTCAGGAAGtccaaaagcagaagcaaaaagaacCACAGCAAATTTACCCTCGCCCACTCCAGACAGCCTGGAAACACG GCACCAAATCTGATCTTCCTGGCTGTAAGTCCAGAAGAGAAGGAGTCCTGGATTAATGCCCTCAACTCTGCAATTACACGTGCTAAAAACCGCATCTTAGATGAG GTTACTGTCGAAGAGGACAGCTACCTTGCCCACCCAACGCGTGACAGAGCAAAAATACAGCATTCCCGACGCCCTCCAACACGGGGACATTTGATGGCTGTG gcATCTACCTCAACCTCTGATGGCATGCTGACACTCGACCTGATCCAGGAGGAAGACGCCTCTCCAGAAGATCACAGCACCTGTGAAGAGAGTTTCCGGGTGGATCTGGATAAGTCAGTGGCACATCTTACTGCTGGACGGCGCCGGTCAGATTCAGAGAACGTCAAGTCATCAGAGAAAGGCCGGACAGGGAGCCTCCCAAGACGGGAGGTGACCTCATGGGACAGAGCCGGGCAGCGCAATGACTCCTTTGACAAAGGGACCATGTACACACCACAGGTCCCCAAAAAGCTCTCGCActcagaaaagaataaatgtgCCTCCATGGAAGAAATTCTGTCTCGACGGGACTCTTCCACGCACCGGGCGGtgctgaggagggggctggaggcTCATTTTGCCTCAGCAGAACCAGAGCAGCTGTCCCGGATACAAGAACTGGTTGcactgaaactggaaaaaactcAGGAACTGCTGACAGAGGTGAAGGGCTACGGAGAAGGCAAGAGAAAGACTAAGGAttccaccaccagcaccaccaccaccaccacctcttcctcctcctcatcttccAAGTCGGACTCTGAAAGGATCCTGCAGGAATCTGAGAGGTTGCTGGGGGAGGCTTCCTCCACCTGGAGCCAAGCCAAGAGGGTGCTGCAGGAGATCAAAGAGTTGAGGGACCTGTACAAACAGTTTGAACTGCAGCAATCGGactcaaaacccaaacagaGCTCACAGTCTCAGTACAGGAAGAGCATGATGTGA
- the PLEKHO1 gene encoding pleckstrin homology domain-containing family O member 1 isoform X1, with translation MMKKNNSAKRGQQDGNQQSVQPEKVGWVRKFCGKGIFREIWKNRYVVLKGDQLYISEKEVKDEKNIQEMFDLSDYEKCEELRKSKSRSKKNHSKFTLAHSRQPGNTAPNLIFLAVSPEEKESWINALNSAITRAKNRILDEVTVEEDSYLAHPTRDRAKIQHSRRPPTRGHLMAVASTSTSDGMLTLDLIQEEDASPEDHSTCEESFRVDLDKSVAHLTAGRRRSDSENVKSSEKGRTGSLPRREVTSWDRAGQRNDSFDKGTMYTPQVPKKLSHSEKNKCASMEEILSRRDSSTHRAVLRRGLEAHFASAEPEQLSRIQELVALKLEKTQELLTEVKGYGEGKRKTKDSTTSTTTTTTSSSSSSSKSDSERILQESERLLGEASSTWSQAKRVLQEIKELRDLYKQFELQQSDSKPKQSSQSQYRKSMM, from the exons atgatgaaaaaaaataattcgGCAAAAAGG GGGCAACAGGATGGAAACCAGCAATCTGTGCAGCCAGAGAAGGTCGGCTGGGTGCGGAAATTTTGCGGGAAAGGCATTTTTAGGGAAATCTGGAAAAACCGTTATGTGGTTTTGAAGGGAGATCAGCTTTACATCTCGGAGAAGGAG gtaaaagatgaaaaaaacatacaGGAAATGTTTGACCTGAGTGACTATGAGAAATGTGAAGAGCTCAGGAAGtccaaaagcagaagcaaaaagaacCACAGCAAATTTACCCTCGCCCACTCCAGACAGCCTGGAAACACG GCACCAAATCTGATCTTCCTGGCTGTAAGTCCAGAAGAGAAGGAGTCCTGGATTAATGCCCTCAACTCTGCAATTACACGTGCTAAAAACCGCATCTTAGATGAG GTTACTGTCGAAGAGGACAGCTACCTTGCCCACCCAACGCGTGACAGAGCAAAAATACAGCATTCCCGACGCCCTCCAACACGGGGACATTTGATGGCTGTG gcATCTACCTCAACCTCTGATGGCATGCTGACACTCGACCTGATCCAGGAGGAAGACGCCTCTCCAGAAGATCACAGCACCTGTGAAGAGAGTTTCCGGGTGGATCTGGATAAGTCAGTGGCACATCTTACTGCTGGACGGCGCCGGTCAGATTCAGAGAACGTCAAGTCATCAGAGAAAGGCCGGACAGGGAGCCTCCCAAGACGGGAGGTGACCTCATGGGACAGAGCCGGGCAGCGCAATGACTCCTTTGACAAAGGGACCATGTACACACCACAGGTCCCCAAAAAGCTCTCGCActcagaaaagaataaatgtgCCTCCATGGAAGAAATTCTGTCTCGACGGGACTCTTCCACGCACCGGGCGGtgctgaggagggggctggaggcTCATTTTGCCTCAGCAGAACCAGAGCAGCTGTCCCGGATACAAGAACTGGTTGcactgaaactggaaaaaactcAGGAACTGCTGACAGAGGTGAAGGGCTACGGAGAAGGCAAGAGAAAGACTAAGGAttccaccaccagcaccaccaccaccaccacctcttcctcctcctcatcttccAAGTCGGACTCTGAAAGGATCCTGCAGGAATCTGAGAGGTTGCTGGGGGAGGCTTCCTCCACCTGGAGCCAAGCCAAGAGGGTGCTGCAGGAGATCAAAGAGTTGAGGGACCTGTACAAACAGTTTGAACTGCAGCAATCGGactcaaaacccaaacagaGCTCACAGTCTCAGTACAGGAAGAGCATGATGTGA